A region of Rhodoferax potami DNA encodes the following proteins:
- a CDS encoding anhydro-N-acetylmuramic acid kinase: MSELFIGLMSGTSLDGVDGVLVDFGGDAPKVLAHETLGFPDTLRADFLALNTSGPDEIHRGALAANGLAHLYAKVVDSLLHSTGLTANAVHAIGAHGQTVRHRPGEFDGVGYTTQLNQPALLAELCGINVVADFRSRDVAAGGQGAPLVPPFHQAFFSPRGERLAVLNIGGISNFTLLNATPEAPVLGFDCGPGNALMDAWCHRHTGQHFDADGAWAASGTVLPELLNRLLQEPFLQKKPPKSTGRDLFNIAWLEGHLIAWRATGEDSTPADIQATLTEFTARTCVDALERNMAACPVVAVCGGGAYNGSLMRRLQALLPGCKVQSSASLGLPPLQVEATAFAWLARQTSLHRPSSLPKVTGAQGARILGAIYPA; encoded by the coding sequence GTGTCGGAGTTATTCATCGGCCTGATGTCCGGCACGTCTTTGGACGGAGTGGATGGCGTTTTGGTGGATTTCGGGGGCGATGCCCCCAAGGTGCTGGCGCATGAGACTCTTGGCTTCCCCGACACATTGCGCGCAGATTTTCTGGCGCTGAACACCAGCGGTCCGGATGAAATTCACCGTGGTGCGCTCGCGGCCAATGGCCTCGCCCACCTCTATGCCAAGGTAGTTGACAGCCTGCTACACAGCACCGGACTGACGGCCAATGCAGTGCACGCCATCGGAGCGCACGGGCAGACGGTAAGACACCGCCCCGGCGAGTTTGACGGCGTGGGCTATACCACCCAGCTCAATCAGCCCGCACTTTTGGCAGAACTCTGTGGCATCAACGTAGTGGCGGATTTCCGTAGCCGTGACGTCGCCGCGGGCGGGCAAGGGGCCCCGCTGGTGCCACCGTTTCACCAGGCCTTTTTCAGCCCACGCGGCGAGCGATTGGCAGTGCTGAACATCGGCGGCATCTCCAATTTCACCCTGTTAAATGCCACTCCAGAGGCACCAGTGCTGGGCTTTGACTGTGGCCCAGGCAACGCGCTGATGGACGCGTGGTGCCATCGCCATACAGGGCAGCACTTTGACGCGGATGGCGCGTGGGCCGCATCGGGCACCGTGCTGCCAGAACTATTGAATCGGCTGTTGCAGGAGCCCTTCCTGCAAAAGAAGCCCCCCAAGAGTACCGGGCGCGATCTTTTCAACATCGCTTGGCTGGAGGGCCATTTGATTGCGTGGCGCGCCACGGGCGAGGACTCCACCCCCGCCGATATTCAAGCAACCCTGACGGAGTTCACAGCGCGCACCTGTGTTGATGCGTTAGAGCGCAATATGGCGGCGTGCCCTGTGGTCGCTGTGTGTGGCGGCGGGGCCTATAACGGCTCTCTCATGCGACGTTTGCAAGCGCTGTTGCCGGGATGCAAGGTGCAGAGCTCCGCGTCTCTCGGCCTGCCGCCACTGCAAGTGGAAGCGACAGCTTTCGCCTGGCTGGCGCGGCAAACCTCACTTCACCGACCATCCAGTTTGCCAAAAGTAACGGGCGCCCAAGGCGCCCGCATACTCGGTGCAATCTATCCGGCCTGA
- the tyrS gene encoding tyrosine--tRNA ligase — protein sequence MNQALSPQLVVSDRVREALAVTLRGVEELLPQDEWVKKLAKSEATGKPLRIKLGLDPTAPDIHIGHTVVLNKMRQLQDLGHTVIFLIGDFTSMIGDPSGRNSTRPPLTAEQIKVNAETYYRQASLVLDPAKTEIRYNSEWSDPLGARGMIQLASRYTVARMMERNDFHDRFHAGTPIAVHEFLYPLMQGYDSVALVSDLELGGTDQKFNLLMGRTLQAEYGQEPQCILTMPLLEGLDGVEKMSKSKNNYIGISEEPNTMFAKVLSISDVLMWKWYTLLSFKSEAEIAALKAEVEAGRNPKDAKVALAKEITARFHSAAAADAAEQDFMNRSKGGIPDQIDEITLPLGEGGAAVGIAALLKSANLAASSGEGNRLIDGGGVRVDSNVVSDKGLKLGAGTYVLQVGKRKFARVTLA from the coding sequence ATGAATCAAGCCTTAAGCCCCCAATTAGTTGTAAGCGATCGTGTGCGCGAGGCCCTTGCGGTCACCCTGCGCGGTGTGGAAGAACTGCTCCCGCAAGACGAATGGGTGAAAAAGCTCGCCAAGTCGGAAGCCACCGGCAAACCGCTGCGCATCAAGCTGGGGCTGGACCCTACAGCGCCTGACATCCACATCGGCCACACCGTGGTGCTCAACAAGATGCGCCAGCTGCAAGATCTGGGCCACACGGTCATCTTTTTGATCGGTGACTTCACCAGCATGATTGGCGACCCGTCCGGCCGCAACAGCACGCGTCCGCCGCTGACGGCCGAGCAGATCAAGGTGAACGCCGAGACCTACTACCGTCAGGCCAGCCTGGTGCTGGACCCCGCCAAAACAGAGATTCGCTACAACAGTGAATGGAGCGACCCGCTGGGCGCGCGCGGCATGATCCAGTTGGCCAGCCGCTACACCGTGGCCCGCATGATGGAGCGCAACGACTTCCACGACCGCTTCCATGCAGGCACCCCGATTGCGGTGCACGAATTCCTCTACCCGCTGATGCAGGGCTACGACTCCGTGGCGCTGGTGAGCGACTTGGAGCTGGGTGGCACCGACCAGAAGTTCAACCTGCTCATGGGCCGCACCCTGCAGGCCGAATACGGCCAAGAGCCCCAGTGCATCTTGACCATGCCGCTGCTCGAAGGGCTGGACGGCGTGGAGAAGATGTCCAAGAGCAAGAACAACTACATCGGCATTTCCGAAGAGCCCAACACCATGTTCGCCAAGGTGTTGTCCATCTCCGACGTGCTGATGTGGAAGTGGTACACGCTGCTGAGCTTCAAGAGCGAGGCAGAGATTGCCGCGCTCAAGGCCGAAGTCGAAGCCGGCCGCAACCCCAAAGATGCCAAGGTGGCGCTGGCCAAAGAAATCACGGCGCGCTTCCATAGTGCTGCTGCGGCCGACGCGGCAGAGCAGGACTTTATGAACCGCAGCAAGGGCGGCATCCCCGACCAGATCGACGAAATCACCTTGCCCTTGGGCGAAGGTGGCGCAGCGGTGGGCATTGCCGCACTGCTGAAGTCTGCGAACCTGGCCGCCTCCAGCGGTGAAGGCAACCGCCTGATTGACGGTGGCGGTGTGCGGGTGGACAGCAATGTGGTGAGCGACAAGGGCTTGAAGCTCGGCGCGGGCACCTACGTGCTGCAAGTGGGCAAGCGCAAGTTTGCCCGCGTGACCCTGGCCTGA
- the dtd gene encoding D-aminoacyl-tRNA deacylase, with protein MISVIQRVSRARVRVAGQTVGEIGQGLLVLVCAEQGDTEAQGDKLLAKLLKLRIFSDADGKMNRSVQDLDGAGQHGGLLIVSQFTLAADTSGGNRPSFKAAAAPDEGRRLYDYFVAQARTVHPIVQTGIFAADMQVELVNDGPVTIPMRVAPAV; from the coding sequence ATGATTTCAGTCATTCAGCGCGTCAGCCGCGCCCGTGTTCGTGTGGCAGGTCAAACGGTGGGCGAGATTGGCCAGGGTTTGCTGGTGCTGGTGTGCGCAGAGCAGGGTGATACCGAGGCCCAGGGCGACAAGCTGCTGGCCAAGCTGCTCAAGCTGCGCATCTTCAGTGATGCAGACGGCAAGATGAACCGCAGCGTGCAAGACTTGGACGGCGCAGGCCAGCACGGCGGCCTGCTCATCGTGAGCCAATTCACCCTGGCCGCAGACACCTCGGGCGGCAACCGGCCTAGCTTCAAAGCGGCTGCTGCGCCCGATGAGGGGCGGCGTTTGTACGACTACTTTGTGGCCCAGGCCCGCACAGTGCACCCGATCGTGCAGACCGGCATATTCGCGGCGGACATGCAGGTGGAACTGGTCAATGACGGGCCGGTGACGATTCCGATGCGGGTGGCGCCTGCTGTGTAA
- the ybeY gene encoding rRNA maturation RNase YbeY: protein MLPELSLSLQFGKIQDAEKHRDALKRHKVIRWIRNTLEVDGEITVRIVDAEEGQTLNREYRQKDYATNVLTFDYTQEPVTADLVLCAPVIAKEAKEQKKTLEAHYAHMIVHGTLHAQGWDHELDEDAEVMELRESEIMARLGFKNPY, encoded by the coding sequence ATGCTCCCAGAACTCAGCCTCTCCCTGCAATTCGGCAAGATCCAAGACGCAGAGAAACATCGCGACGCACTCAAGCGCCACAAAGTCATCCGCTGGATCCGCAACACCCTGGAGGTGGACGGCGAGATCACCGTGCGTATCGTGGACGCCGAAGAAGGCCAAACGCTGAACCGCGAATACCGCCAGAAGGACTACGCCACCAACGTACTGACCTTCGACTACACCCAGGAGCCCGTCACGGCCGACCTTGTGTTGTGCGCGCCGGTGATTGCCAAAGAAGCCAAAGAGCAAAAGAAAACGCTGGAAGCCCACTACGCCCACATGATCGTCCACGGCACCCTGCACGCGCAGGGCTGGGACCACGAACTGGACGAGGACGCGGAAGTGATGGAGCTGCGCGAGAGTGAAATCATGGCGCGGTTGGGGTTTAAGAACCCCTACTGA
- a CDS encoding M23 family metallopeptidase codes for MKHGLNQAVELCVARATAFIQLYPKQITAAIAALLIGGTGATFAVATLAPDASDLPVRTVVEVVQSESLAAFGNDISDQAMRLYRSETTRSSDTADTLLKRLGVVDPQAAAFLRADSQSQSALLGRGGRNVTAEVNAQQGLEKLSARWSPNDDGTFKRLTIEKTAGGFRARTETLPLVANTRLASGVINSSLFAATDDARLPDSVATQVAEIFAGDIDFHRALRKGDRFSVIYETLEGDGEPLRAGRVLSAEFVNAGKPFQAMWFKDPVAAGKGAYYTLGGESLRRAFLASPLEFSRVTSGFKMRFHPILQTWRAHLGVDYAAATGTPVRTVGDGVVDFAGVQGGFGNVVMVKHRNNQTTVYAHLSRINVKKGQTVSQGQNIGAVGATGWATGPHLHFEFRVNGAHQDPLSIARQSESIPVSPAAKPVFEQAAAQVRSQLASAAQMLPGSAE; via the coding sequence TTGAAGCATGGACTGAACCAGGCTGTTGAGTTGTGCGTGGCGCGTGCCACGGCCTTCATCCAGCTGTATCCCAAACAAATTACAGCCGCCATTGCTGCCCTGTTGATCGGCGGCACGGGCGCCACCTTCGCGGTCGCCACATTGGCACCTGATGCCTCCGATTTGCCGGTGCGCACCGTGGTCGAAGTGGTGCAAAGTGAATCGCTTGCAGCTTTTGGTAACGACATCAGCGATCAGGCTATGCGCTTGTATCGTTCTGAGACCACCCGCTCAAGTGACACTGCAGACACCCTGCTCAAGCGCTTGGGTGTGGTCGATCCGCAAGCCGCTGCATTTTTGCGCGCTGACAGCCAAAGCCAGTCTGCACTACTGGGCCGCGGTGGCCGCAACGTCACTGCCGAAGTCAACGCGCAACAAGGCCTGGAAAAGCTCAGCGCACGCTGGAGCCCGAACGACGACGGCACCTTCAAGCGCCTAACCATTGAAAAGACCGCTGGCGGCTTCCGAGCCCGTACAGAAACACTGCCCCTGGTGGCCAACACACGGCTCGCCAGCGGCGTCATTAACAGCTCCTTGTTTGCGGCGACCGACGACGCCCGCTTGCCTGACTCGGTGGCCACGCAAGTCGCTGAAATTTTTGCCGGTGACATCGACTTTCACCGGGCCCTGCGCAAGGGCGACCGCTTTTCCGTGATTTACGAAACCCTGGAAGGCGATGGCGAACCGCTGCGCGCAGGCCGGGTGCTGAGTGCCGAGTTTGTGAACGCAGGTAAGCCTTTCCAAGCCATGTGGTTCAAGGACCCCGTGGCAGCAGGCAAAGGCGCGTATTACACCTTGGGCGGCGAGAGCTTGCGCCGCGCTTTCTTGGCATCGCCCTTGGAGTTCTCGCGGGTCACCAGCGGCTTCAAAATGCGTTTCCACCCCATTTTGCAAACTTGGCGCGCGCACTTGGGTGTGGACTACGCCGCTGCAACGGGCACCCCGGTGCGGACTGTGGGCGATGGCGTGGTTGATTTTGCAGGTGTGCAAGGTGGCTTTGGCAATGTGGTGATGGTCAAACACCGCAACAACCAAACTACGGTGTATGCGCACCTGAGCCGTATCAACGTCAAGAAGGGCCAAACAGTGAGCCAAGGCCAGAACATCGGCGCGGTGGGTGCTACAGGCTGGGCTACAGGCCCGCACTTGCACTTTGAGTTCCGCGTCAATGGCGCCCACCAAGACCCACTGTCGATTGCACGCCAGAGCGAGTCCATCCCGGTATCGCCTGCTGCGAAGCCGGTCTTTGAGCAAGCCGCAGCGCAGGTGCGCAGCCAGCTCGCCAGCGCAGCGCAGATGCTGCCCGGCTCGGCTGAGTAA